From the Phoenix dactylifera cultivar Barhee BC4 unplaced genomic scaffold, palm_55x_up_171113_PBpolish2nd_filt_p 000808F, whole genome shotgun sequence genome, one window contains:
- the LOC120107267 gene encoding uncharacterized membrane protein At1g75140-like: MAFPSKGDAFLLLLLAFTLVSALGGEESLLDRHESQLRRLETLVQSLSATVSRLESSLSHCTPPRLDAAAAAAAEGGGRPPGVSVTKHKPSWSERFHFAAAARLESDPTAVAALPYLDLEGVSKYFAVGDARGRTYVFSSAGDVVMELPPPPSGDAVTAMLCYLSSRRNESFLFTGHGDGSIVAHRLWKSAADGDGWLTLNLGSSRPFVRGGREMDSPPMTGLEVHQIGRTRYILASDTGGRIRVFTETGSLYGTAIASSRPLAFVKQRLLFLTETGAGSLDLRSMTVRETECEGMNGSIAKSYSFDVSERSKAYGITAGGDLVYVLLLGDSSNLKCRVRAIRKSEIDRPVSIQTIKRYLLVASEEKVFVYNTSSQYHGRVGAPRPLFFTALQEIKSLFLNSPAAAAANGLSSGKPLIAADREKLVVLGLGDGYIGIYRSNFPVFKVESNAVVWSGPALVFLLFLILIWQFYVKKKDSLVWIPEESFGTSSASASGSLLIPGTGDRGYADPSRDAGLRELRGGMLRAPVRRYASPPPRYTGRPGISFRTSSGDPSYWGHADLKYRGQNLETAGFPKRREPLFSNSQISGDHID; this comes from the coding sequence ATGGCTTTCCCCTCCAAAGGCGACgcctttctccttctcctccttgctTTCACCCTCGTCTCCGCCCTTGGCGGCGAAGAATCTCTCCTCGATCGCCACGAGTCCCAGCTCCGCCGCCTCGAAACACTTGTCCAATCCCTCTCCGCCACCGTCTCCCGCCTCGAATCCTCCCTTTCCCACTGCACCCCACCGCGACTCGAcgccgcggcggcggcggcggcggagggcggCGGCCGGCCGCCCGGGGTGTCGGTGACCAAGCACAAGCCGTCGTGGTCGGAGAGGTTCCATTTCGCTGCCGCCGCCCGGCTGGAGTCCGACCCCACCGCCGTTGCCGCTCTCCCCTACCTGGACCTGGAGGGCGTCAGCAAGTACTTCGCCGTGGGGGACGCCCGGGGGCGGACCTACGTCTTCTCCTCCGCTGGCGATGTCGTCATGGAGCTCCCTCCGCCGCCATCTGGCGACGCCGTCACCGCCATGCTCTGCTACCTCTCCTCCCGGCGGAACGAGAGCTTCCTGTTCACCGGCCACGGTGACGGATCCATCGTCGCCCACCGGCTCTGGAAATCGGCTGCCGATGGGGACGGGTGGCTGACCCTCAACCTCGGCAGCTCCCGGCCGTTCGTCCGTGGAGGTCGGGAGATGGACTCGCCGCCGATGACAGGCCTCGAGGTCCACCAAATTGGGCGAACAAGGTACATACTTGCATCAGATACCGGCGGGAGGATCAGGGTCTTCACTGAGACTGGTTCTCTCTACGGCACTGCCATTGCCTCGAGCCGGCCACTTGCATTTGTGAAGCAGAGGCTCCTCTTTCTCACTGAAACGGGTGCCGGATCATTGGATTTGAGGTCGATGACAGTGAGGGAGACTGAATGCGAGGGAATGAATGGTTCCATTGCCAAAAGTTACTCCTTTGACGTGTCCGAGAGGTCGAAAGCTTACGGCATTACCGCCGGAGGTGACCTCGTTTATGTCCTGCTATTGGGGGACTCCTCCAATCTCAAATGCCGGGTCCGGGCTATAAGGAAGTCAGAGATCGATCGGCCGGTCTCGATACAAACCATCAAAAGGTATCTTCTTGTTGCAAGTGAGGAGAAGGTCTTTGTGTACAACACATCTTCTCAGTATCATGGCAGGGTTGGAGCTCCTCGGCCTCTATTCTTCACGGCGCTTCAAGAGATCAAGTCTCTTTTCTTGAATtctcctgctgctgctgctgcgaaTGGGTTGTCATCCGGGAAGCCTTTGATTGCTGCCGACCGCGAAAAGCTCGTGGTTTTGGGGCTCGGAGATGGGTACATCGGGATATACCGGTCTAATTTCCCGGTGTTTAAGGTGGAGAGCAATGCTGTTGTCTGGAGTGGTCCTGCTCTGGtgttcctcctgtttctgataTTGATATGGCAGTTTTATGTGAAGAAGAAGGACTCTTTGGTGTGGATACCAGAGGAGTCATTCGGCACGTCCTCGGCCTCAGCTTCAGGCAGTCTTCTGATTCCTGGGACTGGTGACAGAGGGTATGCGGATCCTTCGAGGGATGCTGGTCTTAGGGAGCTGAGAGGAGGCATGCTTCGAGCTCCGGTGAGAAGGTATgcgtctcctcctcctcgttACACCGGAAGACCAGGGATTTCTTTTAGGACAAGCTCAGGGGATCCCAGTTACTGGGGTCATGCAGACTTGAAATATAGAGGACAGAATTTAGAGACTGCTGGGTTTCCCAAAAGAAGAGAACCCTTGTTTTCTAACAGTCAAATTTCAGGTGATCACATTGATTGA